From a region of the Tachysurus fulvidraco isolate hzauxx_2018 chromosome 5, HZAU_PFXX_2.0, whole genome shotgun sequence genome:
- the si:ch73-361p23.3 gene encoding tumor necrosis factor receptor superfamily member 1B — MHCQSSFFIWSFLSLVTIYQDHVASEIVCKPGERATHSKTKCEPCPDNQYNPKKSSSIECQNCEPCGLHSYKILACTSTSNTKCHCRSGFIPYDKTLKRCYCPIGSGIIISENGFPICEKCPPKTFTNTSNSKCQPRHVLIIPGTTTSDVSSVNEAAPSSTLSFSQTYNSTPTTAPTTSRNYSTTSTPATSIPGLHDRRAHAIWLASPAAFLLLILILKLTGCSKKKIDIVRQGSECGKPIEESGEKFIPAV, encoded by the exons ATGCACTGTCAAAGCTCTTTCTTCATCTGGAGCTTCCTGTCTTTGGTAACAATTTATCAAGATCATGTTGCCTCTGAAATCGTTTGTAAACCAG GTGAGAGGGCTACACACTCGAAGACCAAATGTGAACCCTGTCCGGATAATCAATACAACCCTAAAAAAAGTTCGAGTATAGAGTGTCAAAACTGTGAACCTTGTG GCTTGCACAGTTATAAGATTTTGGCCTGCACATCAACAAGTAATACTAAATGTCATTGCCGTAGTGGTTTTATTCCTTATGACAAAACACTGAAAAGATGCTATTGCCCAATTGGTTCAGGGATAATAATTTCAG aaaatgggTTTCCTATCTGTGAGAAATGTCCACCTAAAACCTTCACTAATACAAGTAACTCTAAGTGTCAGCCACG ACACGTTCTGATAATTCCAGGAACTACCACTTCTGACGTCAGTTCTGTAAATGAAGCAGCTCCTTCCTCCACGCTGTCTTTTTCTCAGACATACAACAGCACACCAACCACAGCTCCAACCACCAGCAGAAATTACTCTACTACTTCTACCCCCGCAACCTCCATTCCTGGGCTCCATGACAGGAGGGCGCATGCCATCT GGCTGGCGTCTCCAGCAGCTTTTCTGCTTCTAATCCTCATACTAAAGCTCACCGGGTGTTCGAAGAAAAAGATTGACATAGTACGACAAG GTAGCGAGTGTGGAAAGCCGATTGAGGAATCGGGGGAGAAATTTATTCCTGCTGTCTAA
- the tcta gene encoding T-cell leukemia translocation-altered gene protein homolog yields the protein MEEPWDFEFLSRVVDSLVSFLAEFVDDWLANDMRVAVFKILFSWLILSLIAIHFAWKVYGNRVNDMYYRQGTGGQKGGTPDTATHLSGWENAAREILKSHHE from the exons ATGGAGGAACCGTGGGATTTCGAGTTCCTCTCTCGAGTCGTGGACAGTTTAGTGTCATTTTTGGCCGAATTTGTGGACGACTGGCTGGCCAACGACATGAGAGTCGCCGTGTTCAAAATCCTTTTCAGCTGGCTCATCCTCAGTTTAATTGCCATACATTTCGCTTGGAAAGTTTACGGTAACAGAGTGAACGATATGTACTACAGGCAAG GAACTGGGGGACAGAAAGGTGGCACCCCAGATACAGCAACTCACCTGAGTGGATG ggAGAATGCTGCCAGAGAAATCCTAAAGTCACACCATGAGTGA
- the glyctk gene encoding glycerate kinase, which translates to MARVLTLSRSVLHWSPLRVRSMCSVEEQARAIFAAAVEGVQPDNIVRRALQRQGDELVVAEHRFELRHNLHLVGFGKAVLGMAAEAERIVGDHLVQGIVSVPHGIQETLQHHRKQNMLLDSSSKIKVMEGAKHNLPDTDAQRSAESIRELASSLTERDLLLVLISGGGSALLPAPVPPVTLQEKQEVTRHLAASGATIQELNTVRRALSLLKGGGLARCAHPAQVVGLILSDIIGDPVDLIASGPTVWSETSVETVWTILNRYNLSATLPLSVKEVLNQIASQQESSLKDQTQQVNILNTVIGSNTIALECASLKAKELGLRPVIISPGVCGNVQSVAQFYGLLSCFACSAGKKSTELRDQILKLGPEVGVRSWELCHTLNKLEMGCQESWQATCLLAGGEPTVHLLGKGRGGRNQELALRVGLELSRATENSMTMFLSGGTDGQDGPTEAAGAVTDGNIASKARSQGLDIDEFLQNNDSFTFFSSLSKGQNLLLPGLTGTNVMDVHMLILPPLPSPQ; encoded by the exons ATGGCCCGAGTCCTAaccctctctcgctctgttcTTCATTGGAGCCCTCTACGGGTCAGAAGCATGTGTTCAGTAGAAGAGCAGGCTCGTGCCATCTTTGCTGCTGCTGTAGAGGGAGTGCAGCCGGACAACATAGTGCGCAGAGCTCTACAGCGTCAGGGCGATGAGCTGGTGGTGGCTGAGCACCGTTTTGAGCTTCGTCATAACCTGCATCTGGTGGGTTTCGGGAAAGCTGTGCTGGGGATGGCTGCAGAGGCAGAGAGGATTGTGGGAGATCACCTGGTTCAAGGGATAGTTAGTGTGCCTCATGGAATCCAGGAAACACTGCAACATCACAGGAAGCA GAATATGCTGCTAGACTCCAGCAGTAAAATCAAGGTGATGGAAGGAGCTAAACACAACCTGCCAGACACAGATGCCCAAAGATCAGCAGAGAGCATCCGGGAATTAGCAAGCAGCTTGACTGAGCGAGATCTGCTGCTTGTTCTCATATCAg GTGGTGGTTCAGCTTTATTACCTGCCCCAGTCCCTCCAGTAACCCTGCaggaaaaacaggaagtgacacgtCATCTAGCGGCTTCAGGGGCTACAATTCAGGAATTAAACACAGTGAGACGAGCCTTGTCTCTGCTGAAAGGTGGGGGTCTAGCACGTTGTGCACACCCTGCCCAG GTGGTGGGTCTGATTCTGTCTGACATCATTGGGGATCCAGTAGATCTTATAGCCAGTGGACCGACAGTATGGAGTGAGACATCAGTGGAGACAGTTTGGACCATACTGAACCGCTACAACCTCTCTGCCACTCTCCCCTTATCTGTGAAAGAGGTTCTGAATCAAATTGCTTCCCAACAGGAAAGCAGCCTGAAGGATCAAACACAGCAAGTCAACATTCTAAATACTGTGATTGGTTCCAACACTATTGCTCTGGAGTGTGCCAGCCTTAAAGCAAAAGAGTTAGGCCTTCGACCAGTAATTATATCACCAGGGGTGTGTGGTAATGTTCAATCTGTGGCCCAATTCTATGGTTTGTTGTCTTGCTTCGCCTGTTCTGCAGGGAAGAAATCTACAGAGCTGAGAGATCAGATTCTCAAACTTGGGCCAGAGGTTGGGGTGAGAAGCTGGGAACTTTGCcacacattaaataaattgGAAATGGGCTGCCAGGAAAGCTGGCAGGCCACATGCTTGCTGGCTGGAGGTGAACCCACCGTCCATCTACTGGGGAAAGGTAGAGGTGGAAGGAACCAAGAGCTAGCCCTGAGGGTGGGGCTAGAACTCAGCAGGGCAACAGAAAATAGCATGACCATGTTCCTCAGTGGTGGAACTGATGGTCAGGATGGACCAACTGAAGCAGCTGGAGCAGTTACTGATGGGAACATAGCATCAAAGGCCAGAAGTCAAGGACTGGACATTGATGAATTTCTTCAGAACAacgattcatttacatttttctcgTCTCTATCCAAAGGGCAAAATTTGCTTCTGCCAGGGCTTACCGGTACCAATGTAATGGATGTTCATATGCTGATTCTGCCTCCACTCCCATCaccacaataa